The Prionailurus bengalensis isolate Pbe53 chromosome E2, Fcat_Pben_1.1_paternal_pri, whole genome shotgun sequence region CttgatgggatgcctgggtggctcagttggttaagtgttcgacttcaactcaggtcatgatctcacggttcatttgtttgggccccgcgtcaggctctgtgctgacagcttagagcctggagcctgcttcgagttctgtgacaccctctctctctgcccctcccctgctcataactctgtctctctctctctcaaaaatgaataaacattaaaaaaaataaagaagtgggcCCTTGAGGTGATTAGGCCATAAGGATGTAACACTCATGAATCAGATCAGTGCCCCTATAAGACCTCCCACGaatgcccttccccttcccctatgtgaGGACAACAGTGAGATGACTGCCTCCTGTGAGCCAGGAAGCAGACCTTTAGGCAACAAATCTGCCAGTGCCTTCATCTTCGACTTTGCAGCTTCCacaacagaaataattttttcttcattttttattcttctcataCTTAGAAAGTTTTGAAACTTTCGTTACGTAGAAACTTTGcacttttttaataatttttttttataagccatccagtctacAGTATCCTCTTACAGCAAACAACCAAAACTATTTCACCTAGTGTGGATATTTACATCCTCTTATTAGATTAGCTGGTGTGTAAACATACCACTTAAGGATAATCTAGTAACCTCAGTGCTCTCTCCAGGAAACTAGGGCTTTTTCTACTTTTGGTCACTACTGTATCCTCAGCTTCTGGAACAGGACCCAGTACAAAAGGAGTATTTGACAAATACTCCATAAACTAATGAACTGACTCAGTCTAAGGCTGCTGTTTCATGAGTGCCTCtgcataaaataaactttaagagcTTACAGCAGACATCCCAGTTTCCAATGAATCATCTTGGCCTGGGGAAACTGAATTGATATACACATGTCCCATATCCCACCCACCCAATATTAGCCCTTTCCTGATTTTTCATTCATAGCAGCATTCCAGATACAAATTAtcttgtatgtttttaaaattcacctACTCATTTCCTCCACTTAGTTGAACTCAGACTTCCTCCATTCCTTTAACAGATACAATAGAGCAACTGATGTGTATGTGTTTGGGTTAACATCAGATTATGCCTCTGTATCAATGCATATTTTTAATAGGATGAGGAAATCAGGCTTTCCCAGCCTCAGCCTTTATACAATTCCTCTCAGTatatatttttcagccataataTAATCTAGAAATTTTTGCTCAATCCTTCTCCACGTAGAATGTCTCCAAGCTTCCTCCTACTGGTTTTCTGTGACATAAAATAAGACATAATTGACCACAGAAGGCACGAACACATTCACTGTATTCATAAGGTTTCTGTCCTGTGCAAACCCTCTGTTATCTCCTAAGGGTGCACATCTGGCTGCAGGCTGTCCCACTATGACCACATTGCTATTTGCTAAGAGTCCACTGATGTTTAATGGCGTCTGACAAGCCACAGAAGGCACTTGCATAGTCACTGTATTAACAAGGCCTTTCTCCTGCACAGCACCACTAGTCTGTGATAAGCTGTGACTCTCTGAGGGAGGATTTTCCACTTTGACTGAATCTCCACAGATCTCTCTTGTGTGTATTCTCTTATGTTTAACAAGGCAAGACATGTAGGCAAAAGCCTTTCCACACTCATTGCAGACGTAGGGTCTCTCAcctgtgtgagttctctgatgGACAATGAGCTTTTCCTTTGTggtaaaggctttcccacactcacTGCATTCAAAAGGTTTCTCTCCCGTGTGAATTTTTTGGTGTTTAATGAGACCTGACTTCTGGGAACAGGAttttccacattcactgcacACAAAGGGACTCTTTCCGGTGTGATGTCTTTGATGTGCTATGAGACAGGTCTTCTGGATGAAgcctttcccacattcattgcatatataaggtttctctcctgtatggaTGCGCTGATGTACAATGAGATTTCCCTTCTGGATAAAGCCTTTTCCACATTCACTGCAAATgtatggtttctctccagtatgtgTTCTCTGATGTATTTTGAGCCGTGATTTCTTGAGGAAGGCTTTGCCACATTCATTGCATTCATAAGGTTTTTCTCCTGTATGCATTTTCTGGTGTTCAGTGAGCATGAACTTTCTGTTGAACGCTTTCCCACAGAGACAACATCTGTggggtttctctcctgtatgaatGATCTGATGATCAGTGAGGCAGGACTTCCTcttgaaggctttcccacattcactgcataCATGAGGCTtctctgttttttgtgttttctgatgcTTGCTGAATTGGGACTTAGTAATGATGAGTTTCTTGCTTTCAGGGGATTTAATTTTAGTATGAAAGTGTTCATTATTAGTGTGGAGAAAGGATTTTGCATCTCCACTAGGATCTGCAGGGTTGTTTATTTCATTGCTTCTGTTCTGGTTACGTAAAGTTAACTTTGGTTTCATAGTTTTTCCATGTAAGTCACATATATCATGATTTTGTCTTAACACGGAATGAGCTGTGCTCTGATGAACAGTATTTTCAAATGCGTTATGTTTATGCCATTGTTCTAGGCTAttctccattatttcattttttaagtgctCCGGTAAATAGTCATCAAGTTTCCAGAtttctaggaaagaaaagaacaatgaatTCATTCATCATCTTGATTTGGAAGAAAGATCACTGAAAAACTATCTTGATGTAAGGTGTCTATTTAGTGATGACCCTATGAAATTAGgatcaataaaaatacattttaatgttcCTTGCACATCAGATAAAACGATAATATAAATAACCCAAAGGATAAAAGTAGTTAGCGTAAAAACAAGGTTAGATCATTTGCAATGAATAAATACAGATTTGCCTCCTTTCTAAAGGAGGCCTCACAAAACATGCAGAGACTGTGAAATACACACAATTTACTGTGAGCAGCAGACCACAGGTTGGAGGGTCGCCTCATCCAAACTGGTAAGAGACTCCTTCACTTCACAAATCCTTACTGATGACTACAGTGCACGGGGCATGTGCTCATgttggggacacacacacacacagagtcatcaTGTTCAGGGAGCCTACATTGCCATTTGGTAAAACCACTTAAAGGGCAAAGAAGGACACAAGGAAAACAGCTGCAGGTTGTGAAACAGGTGGGAAGGAACATTGGAGATGGAGAGAGGTGCAGGAAATCAGGTTACACTTGGAAAACGGGCCTCCCTATAGGATTCATTGTCGTGGTTGGCCTTGgggagaaataataatgatacaCACTGGGTTCCAAGCACATGTAACCTACAAATTCCAAAAGGGAACTCCTGATTTCCCATCCCAAATCTCCTCCTCCACACAGCACCTCCATCACAGTGAATGACAACTCCAGTCTTCCCTTTAACCAGGACAGAACTCCTCAGCGCCTCCTGTCATCTGTCTGTCTTGCTCACACACAGTACCTACCTCATTGATCAATCCCACCTGCCCTCTTTATAATCATAACCAGAACTGAACCAACACCAATGCCCTCCACCCTCGTGGAGGccaatttctttctcattttacagcAGCAGCCTCCTACTTGGCTTTCCTATTCCTCCCCTGCCGAGTCCTGTCTCCTgtacaatagccaaagtgatccTTTCAAACATAAATTACATCATGTCAAGCCTCCTCTACTTGAAACTCCCTAACATTTTCTCATCTCATGAGGAATAAAGTCAAGGTCTTAACATGTCCTTAAAAGGCCTTATGTGACCTGCTACCCCAACCCCCTGTCACTACCCCAGTGACCTTCTCTCCAGTCTTGCTCTGTCCACTCTTCCTAAATTCTTCAGATCACACTCCTGCCTCGGGCCTTTGAACTGTACAGGTTTACTTTGGAACATTCCTTACCCACGGAGCTGCTCACATCCCTCATCTACTTGCTCAAATGTACCTTAAGGATTTCCTATTCCTCAAATCACAGCCAAGACCAAGCACTCATTCTTCAATAATGCCGTTTTAACGTTCCTTATAGCCATTTCCACCCCCAGAGTCTTACCTTCAACCTCCATTCATTCCTTCCTCTTATAGCCCATATTTACTTAAATGTCAGATCTCATCTGCCCTCTGTAATGACCGTATCCAGATCATGACCAACACGTCCCTTCCACCCATTCTGAGGACAACCAACCTGTCATGTTGTACGGCAGCCTCCTATATGGCTTTCCTGCTTACACCCTTGCCTGCTACTGTCTACTATATACACAGCAGAGggattctttgaaaacataattattaCATGTCACTTGCTATGCTCTCggacggctgggtggctcagccagttaagcatttgacttgattttggctcacatcatgacctcaccatttgtgagctctgtgctgacagcgtggagcctacttgggattctctttccctctccctctctgcccctccccagcttgacctctctctctctctctctctctctctctctctctctctctcaaaataaataaataaacttaaaaaaaaaaatgaacttgctATGGTCTCTACTTGGAACACTCCCAACCCAGCAACCTGTTAACTTCCCTCACCTCTTGGCTCTAAGGCACCTTATCAGAGGGGTGCTCCATTCCTAAAAAGGAGACCAAGACCCTACTGTTCCATTATGGTGACtaagtttttctatttaaatgtttacatatttttaaatgtttacttacttatatttgaggtggggggcaaagagggaggggaacagaggatctgaagcaggctctgccctgacaggagtggagcctgatgtggggctcaaattcacaaaccatgacatcatgacctgagccaaaatcagacatttaaccaactgagccacccagatgccctggtaACTAAATTTTTATCACAGTACTTTTCACTTCCCTagacatatttatttgtttattttgattattttctttattccttctcttaGAACGAAAGCTCTTGTGTTTTTCTTACTGCTCTTACCCTCAAGTATACACTGCTAAGCTAccagaaactaatttttaaaggaatgaatgaaggaagcagTCACATGTATGGAACACACTGGGGAGAGTGTAGGAGAGATGATGAAATTCTGCCTTTGTGTAAGTGAGATGGTACATCATAGATATCACAGAAAGAGGAATTTCATGTCACATGACAGGTAACGTAGTTAACTGGGATTCAATGTCAtcaaatccaatggaaaaaatacaagttttaggGAAATTAACACAGTGGTGTCACATCTATAATGAACAAGAAGAAAGTTCAAAATTAGTAAATACACAAAGGAATTAAAGTAGGCATGAGGTAAGATCTGCAGAGAGTGAAGGatgttaaaatatctttttagttAAAATTCATGAACAACTGACTCCTTTAAAGAAGAGCACTCTGCAGGTAGGGAATATCTGAGGTCATGCCTGGATGGCCAGGATGTGAGATGCACGGGAGTAAAGAAGAACCTAAACTTACAGGGGCTTcctgggaggaaagagaaggtgagTTCCTTGCAGTAATTGGGAACTCAGGAGAGTTGCCATGGGGATGAGTGAATTATACAGACCTAAAGTCTGGTGGATCACATTGAGGAGATGTCAGTTTGGGAATTTTCTTAAGTGAACAGAAGAAACTTAGCTTATTAGAATGCAGAAAAGTGTGAAGGGCTAGGAGACCAGATGAGAAGATGGAAAACAGAACCTTGGGAGAACTTCAGAGTGAGGACAAGGGCACAGTGAAGACTTTGGGGACCCAGCATCCTGGCGGGGGTGGAGGTTAGGAAGGAAAATCAACACTACCAATGGGACAGAGGGGTGCAGTAGTCAGAAGACAGGAATTCGAAGTGTTCTCTTTGGAAAGAGGCCTTTGGACAATGGAATTTTATAGCAAGGGAGGTCAAAGGGaatgaagaggaagggaaagatcAGAGaatcttaggaagaaaaaaaactatgcaaATAGGCAAAATATTAACATGTAGATAAAAATGGAATAGATCCCAGAATAGGCAAAGagtatatttttctctaaactcctacaaaaaaaaaagaggtcgcACGTTGGGAGAGAGATGCATGGAGGCACTGCCTACCTATCCTCAAACCCTCTCACAGCTGTGACTCTTATCTGGCCAACTAGAATATGATTTCCacagcccagccccctcctggTTCTCTGACTCACCTGAATAGGTTCGAAAGGGGATGTCATCTTCCACTGTCCCTGTTGGTTTTCCTTGATCCAACTTGGTGAGCACATCTGGTTTCCTGGGG contains the following coding sequences:
- the ZNF350 gene encoding zinc finger protein 350 isoform X1, with protein sequence MIQAQESLTFDDVAVNFTWEEWQLLAPAQKNLYRDVMLENYRNLVSLGFYPRKPDVLTKLDQGKPTGTVEDDIPFRTYSEIWKLDDYLPEHLKNEIMENSLEQWHKHNAFENTVHQSTAHSVLRQNHDICDLHGKTMKPKLTLRNQNRSNEINNPADPSGDAKSFLHTNNEHFHTKIKSPESKKLIITKSQFSKHQKTQKTEKPHVCSECGKAFKRKSCLTDHQIIHTGEKPHRCCLCGKAFNRKFMLTEHQKMHTGEKPYECNECGKAFLKKSRLKIHQRTHTGEKPYICSECGKGFIQKGNLIVHQRIHTGEKPYICNECGKGFIQKTCLIAHQRHHTGKSPFVCSECGKSCSQKSGLIKHQKIHTGEKPFECSECGKAFTTKEKLIVHQRTHTGERPYVCNECGKAFAYMSCLVKHKRIHTREICGDSVKVENPPSESHSLSQTSGAVQEKGLVNTVTMQVPSVACQTPLNISGLLANSNVVIVGQPAARCAPLGDNRGFAQDRNLMNTVNVFVPSVVNYVLFYVTENQ
- the ZNF350 gene encoding zinc finger protein 350 isoform X2 produces the protein MGFYPRKPDVLTKLDQGKPTGTVEDDIPFRTYSEIWKLDDYLPEHLKNEIMENSLEQWHKHNAFENTVHQSTAHSVLRQNHDICDLHGKTMKPKLTLRNQNRSNEINNPADPSGDAKSFLHTNNEHFHTKIKSPESKKLIITKSQFSKHQKTQKTEKPHVCSECGKAFKRKSCLTDHQIIHTGEKPHRCCLCGKAFNRKFMLTEHQKMHTGEKPYECNECGKAFLKKSRLKIHQRTHTGEKPYICSECGKGFIQKGNLIVHQRIHTGEKPYICNECGKGFIQKTCLIAHQRHHTGKSPFVCSECGKSCSQKSGLIKHQKIHTGEKPFECSECGKAFTTKEKLIVHQRTHTGERPYVCNECGKAFAYMSCLVKHKRIHTREICGDSVKVENPPSESHSLSQTSGAVQEKGLVNTVTMQVPSVACQTPLNISGLLANSNVVIVGQPAARCAPLGDNRGFAQDRNLMNTVNVFVPSVVNYVLFYVTENQ
- the ZNF350 gene encoding zinc finger protein 350 isoform X3, encoding MENSLEQWHKHNAFENTVHQSTAHSVLRQNHDICDLHGKTMKPKLTLRNQNRSNEINNPADPSGDAKSFLHTNNEHFHTKIKSPESKKLIITKSQFSKHQKTQKTEKPHVCSECGKAFKRKSCLTDHQIIHTGEKPHRCCLCGKAFNRKFMLTEHQKMHTGEKPYECNECGKAFLKKSRLKIHQRTHTGEKPYICSECGKGFIQKGNLIVHQRIHTGEKPYICNECGKGFIQKTCLIAHQRHHTGKSPFVCSECGKSCSQKSGLIKHQKIHTGEKPFECSECGKAFTTKEKLIVHQRTHTGERPYVCNECGKAFAYMSCLVKHKRIHTREICGDSVKVENPPSESHSLSQTSGAVQEKGLVNTVTMQVPSVACQTPLNISGLLANSNVVIVGQPAARCAPLGDNRGFAQDRNLMNTVNVFVPSVVNYVLFYVTENQ